A stretch of the Staphylococcus sp. NRL 16/872 genome encodes the following:
- a CDS encoding DUF960 family protein: MEINRYITRGINDMIPLEIQIMMWEMVRLRDKNYEDKRDYFHIFRLSQDQTALTIVHEQEQPLYKLEYHYTNYEKNQNALPKKVYVIREDDVDTFYYVMLLPEEY; this comes from the coding sequence ATGGAAATTAATCGTTATATCACACGCGGTATTAATGACATGATCCCATTAGAAATTCAAATTATGATGTGGGAGATGGTTCGTTTAAGAGATAAAAATTATGAAGATAAGAGAGATTATTTTCATATTTTTAGATTAAGTCAAGACCAAACAGCACTAACCATCGTTCATGAACAAGAACAACCCTTATACAAATTGGAATATCATTATACAAACTACGAAAAAAATCAAAATGCATTACCTAAGAAAGTCTACGTCATTCGTGAAGATGATGTAGACACTTTTTATTATGTGATGCTTTTACCAGAAGAATACTAA
- a CDS encoding YeiH family protein, protein MKSLKNKAFIYGLLFTFIIAVISLLGSKLPFLDKIGALTIAILIAILYRHFKGYPEAYRSGIAFSSKRLLKLAIILYGLKLNIYDVIGKGSDLLLIDIGVILFSIGLMLLLNKYIKGDKNLILLLGIGTGVCGAAAIAAVSPILKSREKDSAISIGIVALIGTIFSLAYTVIYSVFTISPEVFGVWSGTSLHEIAHVILASGFSGQEALSMGLLGKLGRVFLLIPLSIILILIMRKKSHSETEKKRIDVPYFLLGFVMMALFHTYVSLSHMVMQIIDNITTICLLMAMVALGLNVSFKDLKDRAFKPLIVVIIVSICLSTVTFIVAKCFYG, encoded by the coding sequence GTGAAATCCTTAAAAAACAAAGCCTTTATTTATGGTTTATTATTCACATTTATCATCGCAGTTATAAGTTTGTTAGGCTCAAAGTTACCATTTTTAGATAAGATAGGTGCTTTAACAATTGCTATACTGATTGCGATTCTATATAGACATTTTAAGGGTTACCCTGAAGCATATCGTTCAGGAATCGCATTTTCGTCTAAACGGTTACTGAAATTAGCTATTATATTATATGGATTAAAGCTAAATATTTATGATGTAATTGGAAAAGGTAGCGATTTGTTATTAATCGATATTGGAGTCATCCTTTTTAGTATCGGATTAATGTTATTACTAAATAAATATATTAAAGGAGATAAAAACCTCATCCTATTATTAGGTATTGGCACTGGGGTGTGTGGTGCGGCAGCTATTGCAGCAGTATCTCCAATATTAAAATCTAGAGAAAAAGATTCTGCGATTAGTATTGGTATTGTCGCACTTATTGGCACTATATTTTCACTTGCATATACTGTAATATATTCTGTTTTTACAATATCTCCTGAAGTATTTGGGGTCTGGTCAGGTACAAGTTTACATGAAATTGCACATGTAATTCTTGCTTCGGGCTTCTCAGGCCAAGAGGCTTTGAGTATGGGTCTGTTAGGAAAACTGGGACGTGTTTTTTTATTAATACCTCTGAGTATTATTTTAATTTTAATTATGAGAAAAAAATCGCATAGTGAGACTGAAAAAAAACGTATTGATGTACCTTACTTTTTACTTGGCTTTGTCATGATGGCACTATTCCATACTTATGTATCCTTGTCACACATGGTTATGCAAATTATAGATAATATCACTACTATATGCTTATTGATGGCAATGGTTGCATTAGGGTTAAATGTTTCATTTAAAGACTTAAAAGATCGTGCTTTCAAACCATTAATAGTTGTCATTATTGTATCTATTTGTTTATCAACTGTGACATTTATTGTTGCTAAGTGCTTTTATGGTTAG
- a CDS encoding McrC family protein: MKRLEIEDNTSYSSLRFNDIPNIVDSVIDKTLLELENTGVFIFPDNLKKENSISEEQTILQSKHETYYSKNIVGFLGYGDENLIIKSRFSDKEDKKDYFFQYLLENVLKMPHVIDLSTLLDKEDNIINLLIFLFPYYLKKVMRKGLFKQYTRNKYNDDNLKGTIDISRHIKLNTPFVGNIAYNQREFSYDNYITQLIRHTIEFIQTKKIGMNLLGSVKRESEMIREATSCYNRLDKNKIIIKNEKRPLRHAFYKEYRELQRLCLMILQQKKHYVGDGIKKIHGILFDGAWLWEEYIATLIGEDYYHPQNKEKYGTQNLFTKENGRKLGEIYPDFISRSERYRIIGDAKYKPIKNIGNRDYLQVLAYMFRFNSKKGYYFYPDSKHVKKQVLFLNQGLSYEKNEREREDVNLIKLGLHIPKSSERYEDFIKK, translated from the coding sequence ATGAAGAGGCTTGAAATAGAGGATAATACCTCTTATTCTTCTTTAAGATTTAATGATATACCAAATATTGTTGATAGTGTAATAGATAAGACGTTATTAGAACTAGAGAACACAGGTGTTTTTATCTTTCCTGATAATTTAAAAAAAGAGAATAGTATTTCAGAAGAGCAAACAATTCTTCAGAGCAAACATGAAACATACTATTCTAAAAATATTGTGGGTTTTTTGGGTTACGGTGATGAGAACTTAATTATTAAGTCTCGTTTTTCAGATAAAGAAGACAAAAAAGATTATTTTTTTCAATATTTATTAGAAAATGTTTTGAAAATGCCACATGTAATCGACTTAAGTACGCTTTTAGATAAAGAAGATAATATTATAAATTTACTTATCTTTCTGTTCCCATATTATCTGAAAAAAGTTATGCGGAAAGGACTATTTAAACAATATACTAGAAATAAATATAATGATGATAATTTAAAAGGGACGATTGATATATCAAGACATATTAAACTAAATACCCCTTTTGTAGGAAATATTGCATATAATCAAAGAGAATTTTCATATGATAACTACATCACTCAGTTAATTAGACATACAATAGAATTTATTCAAACGAAGAAAATAGGAATGAATTTACTAGGTAGTGTTAAACGTGAATCTGAAATGATACGTGAAGCAACAAGCTGTTACAATCGTTTGGATAAAAATAAAATTATTATAAAAAACGAAAAGAGACCGCTTCGTCATGCGTTTTATAAAGAATACAGAGAATTACAAAGGCTTTGTTTAATGATTTTACAACAAAAAAAACATTATGTTGGTGATGGGATCAAAAAGATCCATGGTATTTTATTTGATGGAGCCTGGTTATGGGAAGAATATATTGCTACGTTAATAGGTGAAGACTATTATCATCCACAAAATAAAGAGAAATATGGTACACAAAATTTATTTACTAAAGAAAATGGCAGAAAATTAGGTGAGATTTATCCTGATTTTATTAGTCGAAGTGAACGCTATAGAATTATTGGGGATGCTAAATATAAGCCAATTAAAAATATAGGTAATCGAGATTATCTTCAAGTTTTAGCATATATGTTTAGGTTTAATTCCAAAAAAGGATATTATTTTTATCCAGATAGTAAACATGTGAAAAAACAAGTGTTATTTTTAAACCAAGGTTTATCTTATGAAAAAAATGAACGGGAACGTGAAGATGTTAACTTAATTAAATTAGGACTCCATATTCCGAAAAGTAGTGAAAGATATGAGGACTTTATAAAAAAATGA
- a CDS encoding AAA family ATPase, whose amino-acid sequence MQQNHSFNNSEDKRFVFIIDEINRGEISKIFGELFFSIDPSYRGKKGSVKTQYNNMENFEDKFYIPENVYIIGTMNDIDRSIDTFDFAMRRRFRFIKIEANENTQMLEVLGDKKNKAIERMVRLNEAISSVEELNSNYHIGAAYFLKLRSMTFDELWKDYLQPLLADYIRGMFNEEDIMNNFESAYYSNSSELGENNEEA is encoded by the coding sequence TTGCAACAGAACCATTCATTTAATAACTCGGAAGATAAAAGATTTGTATTTATTATAGATGAAATAAACAGAGGAGAAATCTCAAAAATATTTGGTGAATTATTCTTTTCAATTGATCCTAGTTACAGAGGGAAGAAAGGATCAGTAAAAACGCAATATAATAATATGGAGAACTTTGAAGATAAATTTTATATTCCCGAGAATGTTTATATTATTGGAACGATGAATGATATTGATCGTTCAATAGATACTTTTGATTTTGCAATGAGACGTAGATTTAGATTTATTAAAATTGAAGCAAACGAAAATACACAAATGCTCGAAGTCTTAGGCGATAAAAAAAATAAGGCAATTGAACGAATGGTAAGACTCAATGAAGCTATTTCAAGTGTTGAAGAATTAAATAGTAATTATCATATAGGTGCTGCATACTTCTTAAAGTTAAGAAGTATGACTTTTGACGAACTGTGGAAAGATTATTTACAGCCATTATTAGCTGATTATATTAGAGGTATGTTTAACGAAGAAGATATTATGAATAATTTTGAATCCGCATATTATAGTAATTCTTCAGAATTAGGTGAAAATAATGAAGAGGCTTGA
- a CDS encoding SAUGI family uracil-DNA glycosylase inhibitor has product MKTQINELKSYITNLFQLTSQENWECEALNESADNILPKRFLNDSPLSNRILETYTYYNNELHELSIYPFLMYYQNQLISIGYLNHYDMDFLYLNDTQTTIIDERHLLKGENKYE; this is encoded by the coding sequence ATGAAAACTCAAATAAATGAACTCAAATCTTATATTACTAATCTATTTCAACTAACCAGCCAAGAAAACTGGGAATGTGAGGCCCTCAATGAATCTGCAGATAACATCTTACCTAAACGCTTTTTGAATGATTCTCCTCTATCAAATCGTATCCTCGAAACCTACACATACTATAACAATGAACTTCATGAACTCAGTATTTATCCATTTCTTATGTATTATCAAAACCAACTCATCAGCATCGGATATCTCAATCACTATGACATGGACTTTCTATATCTTAATGATACACAAACGACAATCATAGACGAACGTCACTTATTGAAAGGAGAAAACAAATATGAATAA
- a CDS encoding DUF1643 domain-containing protein — translation MNAITSIIETEAIFSDDEQHRYLLKKTWDRKLPTCTVITMYPHLDGILSLDLTTVLILNQLSSENDYGSVYLVNLFSNIKTPENLKHIKAPYDKNTDIHIMKAVSESEKIILAYGAYAKRPGVEKRVEQVMEMLKPHKKKVQKLINPVTNEIMHPLNPKARQKWTLK, via the coding sequence ATGAATGCAATTACAAGTATTATAGAAACTGAAGCTATATTCAGTGACGATGAACAACATCGTTATTTACTTAAAAAAACATGGGATAGAAAATTGCCAACTTGTACAGTGATAACGATGTACCCTCATTTAGATGGAATATTATCTCTTGATTTAACGACTGTCCTAATTCTAAATCAATTATCGTCTGAAAACGATTATGGTTCAGTTTATCTTGTTAATTTATTTTCGAACATTAAAACACCTGAAAATCTTAAGCATATAAAAGCCCCCTATGATAAGAATACCGATATTCATATTATGAAAGCAGTATCTGAAAGTGAAAAAATTATTCTAGCATATGGTGCTTATGCTAAACGTCCTGGTGTCGAAAAGCGTGTCGAACAAGTGATGGAAATGTTAAAACCTCATAAAAAGAAAGTCCAAAAGCTCATAAATCCAGTAACGAACGAAATCATGCATCCGCTCAACCCTAAAGCGAGACAAAAATGGACATTGAAATAA
- a CDS encoding recombinase family protein → MSITIGYARQSVDKKKAENSVHSQISAIKKYTDNHKIQDVKFISDVKSGRSTTRTGYQSMLDIIRKGECQHIIVFRVNRLNRNFKDFMELQTLCEEHHVLITSLSDGRFDLSDKTQAFKIRCLAILGETESNIISENVRSANAIKAKNNELLGTNAPFGYIYMNKSFHIDESKVKTIRFIFNMYVNQGWGYKKISQALTNHSKLYNRTPKQVMRIITNEKYAGLIRNHFGEYEGNFEPIIEKSLFRKAETIRGSKKTLTHYHPIVLLRKKIRCICGATMTPIRMNRKHMTCPITYYICPLNDKLGYKKCSMGYFVASKIDKQVIKIIEDNIINQQMIQRLENTIHSKLSLKIKRSRPKYNQDQLIIKLSKQQISIEEYKKQLNKIKEWHNKMNRYNQVNSANQLECITQNILSNYTLYIDQLSEMITQITVNKDKEITGVFLKNTPLNLLKEKDDKHDEKSTFISTRK, encoded by the coding sequence ATGAGTATTACTATCGGTTATGCACGTCAGTCTGTGGATAAAAAGAAAGCAGAGAATTCAGTTCATTCTCAAATTAGTGCGATTAAGAAATACACAGATAATCATAAAATTCAAGATGTTAAGTTTATTAGTGATGTGAAAAGTGGACGTTCAACAACGCGTACTGGATATCAATCTATGCTTGATATAATACGTAAAGGTGAGTGCCAACATATAATCGTATTTCGAGTTAATCGGTTAAACCGAAATTTCAAAGATTTTATGGAGCTACAAACACTTTGCGAAGAACACCATGTTCTCATCACTTCTCTAAGTGATGGTCGGTTTGATTTATCAGATAAAACACAAGCATTTAAAATTCGTTGCTTAGCCATCTTAGGCGAAACTGAAAGCAATATCATTTCAGAAAATGTCCGTTCAGCTAACGCTATTAAAGCAAAAAACAATGAACTGCTAGGGACTAATGCCCCTTTTGGTTATATCTACATGAATAAGTCATTTCATATTGATGAATCAAAGGTTAAAACGATTCGATTTATTTTCAATATGTACGTTAATCAAGGTTGGGGTTATAAAAAGATATCTCAAGCACTCACTAATCATTCTAAACTCTATAATAGAACCCCTAAGCAAGTGATGCGCATCATCACCAATGAAAAATATGCAGGATTAATTCGCAATCATTTCGGTGAATATGAAGGTAACTTTGAACCCATCATCGAAAAAAGTTTATTCCGTAAAGCTGAAACAATAAGAGGCTCTAAAAAAACATTGACACACTACCATCCTATCGTCTTGTTACGAAAGAAAATACGTTGCATCTGTGGCGCAACAATGACGCCAATTCGTATGAATCGAAAGCATATGACATGCCCTATTACGTATTATATATGTCCTTTGAATGATAAATTAGGTTATAAAAAGTGCAGTATGGGGTACTTTGTAGCTTCAAAGATAGATAAGCAAGTTATTAAGATTATTGAAGATAATATTATCAACCAACAAATGATTCAACGTTTAGAAAATACTATTCATTCTAAATTATCTTTAAAAATCAAAAGAAGTCGTCCTAAATATAACCAAGATCAGCTCATTATCAAATTGTCTAAGCAGCAAATCAGCATTGAAGAATACAAAAAACAATTGAACAAGATTAAAGAATGGCATAACAAAATGAATCGTTATAACCAAGTCAATTCAGCTAATCAGTTGGAATGTATTACACAAAATATTTTATCTAATTACACATTATATATTGATCAGTTATCTGAAATGATAACTCAAATAACAGTAAACAAAGATAAAGAAATCACTGGTGTATTTCTAAAAAATACTCCACTCAACTTATTAAAAGAAAAGGATGATAAACATGATGAAAAAAGTACTTTTATTAGCACAAGAAAATGA
- a CDS encoding recombinase family protein has translation MDTTSPTIKIAPYVRTSSIKQIDNYSISAQLAEIEKYCKLNDYEMLPPYIDNGISGAKMENRPGLQQMLNDLKNNKLDKIVVWKLTRLGRSMKDILQIIEECEKNNVSFYSVSEHLGIDTDMNKLMLNIMGSLGEYERTILKDNIRIGALNKASEGKSVGGQPPYGYDRIDGLLIVNQHESRIVKEIYQMYSQGMNFTAIAKVLNDRHEVTKLGKPHSKDSVSYILKNKVYRGLVVYNQYVDWKKKGRKGYNDNPIITEGEHEAIISQELWNKVQTQLKARKRHKRGNNKTDNLLTGLLKCKCCNANYVISNTINTLKDGSKRHFRYYVCRTRKQRSKDCKAAPNIRADFIENYIFQNIKNLIQKPELIKKVVEAVNHKRTPNTDEINHEIANKQFQIDDLKSRYNNLIQVITTDTSLTESIKPTLLKYSEQINELNTSIKQLESNKNVNHPKIEADTVINIFHILFKNLENTKNSSLKAVYHLVIEHIYIKADSNNKKQFYITFKFNQDIVETLLNNINPDEQLLNCSSSLLANIPSEIIFLSFEI, from the coding sequence ATGGATACAACTTCTCCTACTATTAAAATAGCACCGTATGTTAGGACTAGCTCAATTAAGCAAATTGACAACTATTCAATTTCAGCCCAGCTTGCTGAAATTGAGAAATATTGTAAGTTAAATGACTATGAAATGCTACCACCTTATATTGATAACGGAATTAGTGGTGCGAAAATGGAAAATCGACCTGGCTTACAACAAATGCTTAATGATTTGAAAAATAATAAGTTAGATAAGATAGTTGTGTGGAAGCTTACAAGGCTAGGTCGTAGCATGAAAGATATTTTACAAATCATCGAAGAATGTGAAAAAAATAATGTATCTTTTTATTCAGTCAGTGAACACCTCGGCATTGATACAGATATGAACAAATTAATGCTAAATATTATGGGATCACTAGGTGAATATGAAAGAACAATATTAAAGGATAATATTCGTATTGGTGCCTTAAACAAGGCCAGTGAAGGTAAATCAGTTGGTGGTCAACCACCTTATGGCTATGACCGTATTGATGGCCTTTTAATTGTAAACCAACATGAAAGTCGAATTGTAAAGGAAATATATCAAATGTATAGTCAGGGCATGAACTTCACTGCAATAGCAAAAGTACTTAACGATAGACATGAGGTAACAAAATTAGGAAAACCACATTCTAAAGACTCCGTATCTTATATCCTTAAAAATAAAGTGTATCGAGGTTTAGTTGTTTATAATCAATATGTTGATTGGAAGAAAAAAGGTCGCAAAGGATATAATGATAACCCTATCATTACTGAAGGTGAACACGAAGCTATCATTTCTCAAGAACTATGGAATAAAGTTCAAACACAGCTTAAAGCAAGAAAACGTCATAAACGCGGTAATAACAAAACAGACAACCTCTTAACAGGACTATTAAAATGTAAATGTTGCAATGCGAACTACGTTATTTCAAACACTATAAATACACTGAAGGATGGAAGTAAGCGGCACTTTCGATACTACGTCTGCCGAACACGTAAACAAAGAAGCAAAGACTGTAAAGCAGCACCAAATATTCGTGCTGATTTCATAGAAAACTATATATTTCAAAATATCAAAAATTTAATTCAAAAACCTGAGTTAATTAAAAAAGTGGTAGAAGCTGTTAACCATAAAAGAACACCCAATACTGATGAAATCAATCACGAAATCGCAAATAAACAATTTCAAATTGACGATTTAAAATCTAGGTACAATAATTTAATTCAAGTTATAACTACTGATACAAGTTTAACTGAATCTATTAAACCAACATTACTTAAATATAGTGAGCAAATTAATGAATTGAACACAAGCATCAAGCAATTAGAAAGTAATAAAAATGTGAATCATCCTAAAATAGAAGCAGATACTGTTATTAATATTTTTCATATTTTATTTAAGAACTTAGAAAATACTAAGAATTCTTCTTTAAAAGCAGTTTATCATTTAGTGATTGAACATATCTACATTAAAGCAGACAGTAATAATAAAAAGCAGTTTTATATAACCTTTAAATTTAACCAAGATATTGTAGAAACATTATTAAATAATATTAACCCAGACGAACAATTACTCAATTGTTCGTCTTCTTTATTGGCTAACATTCCTTCTGAAATAATTTTCCTCTCTTTCGAAATATAA